The genomic interval TTAAGTATCTGGATTTTAAATCAAGAATGCATGTTGATCACTATTAGTGAAAGCTAAGAGGTTTAGTATGTTCAATTAACATGAAGCTCTGTGACATGTAGATAATTGAAAGAATGTTTTAGTAGTTATATTATTGTAgcatcaattttttatttttgtacagTTTTGTGCTTGATTTTGTACATGATTTGGGTTACTTCTAGTACCAGTTTATAGGTATACATTAAAGTCTTTTTGGATAAAAGAAAGTAAACATATAACTATTACTTAATTCAGATCATATAACAAACTTTGACATTTACTGATAGAACTTAgctaaaatatatgtatttactATACCTGCTCTTCTGCTAAttgtaattagaaaaaaaaaaaaaactgttgaaAGTTGTTTCATTGATCAGGTGTCTCAACTCTTGGAATCATTTTATATACGTATAATATAACGTATGCATAAAATAAATACGtatattacaaatataatttgaacaaatacaaaaggttattttattttaataagtttttgttttttttgttttaaacaCACATTTTGATTTTGATGCAAGTTATTTATTGTTGTTGTAAAATGTCCCAACCTGACTTTGTTACAAGAGGTGGATATGAATGAAAGCAGATTACACatatcatatattaatatacaGTAGATAATTAATTAAGGGAGCAAGATATTGGTATACGACTCTTTACGTCTTGGAAGGTAAAGTTTTGGTAATTTTGCTTTTAAGGGAAAACAAGAGTGTGGACCAATTCAATTCTGATCCACATGCATTTGCTTGTTTCAACGCGTATGCAGTAACTCAGTTACTCATTACAGCTGCATTGTTCATTATTTTCTGACGTTCTGACTGTTATCTTGGTTTCATTTCTGTTGACTTGGTTGGGAACTTCAGATATTGGGTTTAATGGTTCACGGCATTGCGTATAACTATCTTTTCTTCATTGTGGTATTATTAGAATCTgatgtataaattattataaaaataaaatttaaattgatgGATAAGTGTAttaactttcagattatgttTCATAATAACATATATAAACATGTGATGTAGTTAAGtaaaatactaaaatttgaGTGATTAATACAATTGTCTGAGTTTTTAATTACCAGTTTCACGGTTTGAACCTTAATTTTACAAAGTGGCTTAAATTTGATAGTTGTTGTGTTGGTGATAATGATAGCAGTATAAACGAGAATGAATGACGTAAAAAAAGAGTTGGTGCTGTTTTTAGAGAAATTGAACTCATTTGTTGTGTTACTGTTTTTAGAGAGGATTGAGTTAGTGGAGTATCTCACGCTTCCAACCAAAGCAAAGAAGTTCGATGATGTGGCGTTTTCTGATGAAGACGTAGCACGTGTGGACCGTGTCACATCCCTGCACAACACGTGTCAATCCCCactgataataaaataaaagctaAATTCAGTGAAATAAATAGCtagtaacaaaaataaataaataaaagagtaaTTGTGGTAGTGGGGTAAGGGGATTTGGAGTTAAGAGGAGGTTgagttttatatataaataagtaggTGGTGGTGCTCTATCCCACCTTGTTATGTGCATATTCTTAGGAACTCTAAGTCTTCCTtcctctctctctatatatcaGTATTAATCTGAAGCctctagttttgagggatcaattCCAGATTCCAGGTACACTTTGTTGGCATTTGAGTTTTGGTGAACACAAAATGGGAAGACAACCTTGCTGTGACAAAGTGGGATTGAAGAAGGGTCCATGGACTGCAGAGGAGGATAAGAAACTCATCAACTTCATCCTCACTAATGGCCAATGTTGCTGGAGAGCTGTCCCTAAACTAGCAGGTCTCCTTTCATTGCTCCTTCTCTTGCTGCATGTCTTTACCTCTAAGTCTCAATTATAATCCTTATTTCCCTAATGGACTACCCACATGCTTCTTTAACCATTTCCCTATCAAAAATCTTTAAATGgttcattcatttttttcattttggtcAAATTCTTCATTTTGGCTGCTTGTTTCTGCTGTGCTCATTTTGTTTCCCTTCAAATTCAGTAAAAGCAACCATTAAAAAATGGACTTAGAAATATAGCTTTTAAGCATTTTAATTGCAAAGAGGCAAGAAACATTATGGCTTGTGTTGTTTCTTGAACATAATTATTTGAGAAAGGAGTTGAGTAAAGTTTCGTATTCACTTGCATGTTTTGTAATCAATCACTACATGCTGACTTAACAAAAGTTTGTCTTGTGTCTTCATGCAGGACTGTTAAGGTGTGGCAAAAGTTGCAGGCTCAGATGGACAAATTACCTAAGGCCAGACCTGAAGAGAGGCCTTTTATCAGAATATGAAGAGAAAATGGTCATTGATCTCCATGCTCAACTTGGCAATAGGTTCTTTCTCCATCCACTCTGTTTCCCCTGTTTGTGCATGCTTGGCTATTCCTTAATCAACTTTTTTCTAATTGATTAAATGTACTGGTACAGTGCTTTTTCTGAAATATTAGACCAGGCTCATCTAAAAgcattattttataaaacattaaaacataTCTCAATCATGTCAAAAGGGATAACTGAATCAAAGTTATCATTTCTATAATACACGCCCTCAAGTGGCAATTTGTTTATTCAtcagaaaaaagaagaaatggTCCCATAGTAACACACTCCTACAAGGAGGAGAAAAGGTATAAAAATTGCAGACTTGCTTTCTTCCTTACTATccttaatgttttttaaaaggAAAGGAACAGTATGATTGTAGTTATTTATGTTGACTGTAAAGGAGAATCATTAATACAAAAATGATGGCCCCAAGTTTGTCTTATGAGCAAATTTTCTGATTTGTAACTTCCATGCGATAGTAAAATATACTTTTCTAGTCTCTAGTTGACAAAGTTATTTTCCTTTGTAAACATTCCTAGCATGAACTTTTTGatgtaagcacttttttttaataattggaTTCCTATATTAATTTCTGATGTTTTCTTTTCTCCCTTGTGCAGGTGGTCTAAGATTGCTTCTCATCTCCCGGGAAGAACTGATAATGAGATCAAGAATCACTGGAACACTCACATAAAGAAAAAGCTCAAAAAAATGGGAATTGATCCTGTTACCCACAAGTCACTTTCCACTACAACTGAGCAAATCCAAGTCCAACCAGATCAACAACCCCATCAGCCATTGCAAGAACAACATCAGCAACAAGCTATCCAAGTTGAGGAAAACCCCAAATTTGAGCCTGAAAGTGAGCAAAACAAGGAGCCAGAGACTTCATTTGAATTATCAAGCATAACTGAAGAAGCTAAGGAGGAAGAGCAAATCATGACACCCCTTTTTGACTCCATGGAACTAATGAATGAGTTCTGCACTGATGAAGTTCCCATAATAGAAGCCAGTGAGATATTAGTTCCATCTGCTACTTCCACTTCACCAACCACTACAACATCATCTTCAACATCATCATCTTCTTATTCAAATTCCCCCAACTTCTTTGAAGACCTGGTGCTCCCAGATTTTGACTGGTCCGATGATTACAATGATACTAAGATTGACAATAACAATAGCAGTATGGCCTTGTGGGATGATGACTTGATTAGAAGTTGGAATTTGCTTATTAATGATGATGGTGATGGTGACAGAAAGCAAGTGTTTGACACTCAGGTCAATCAGTACCCAAGAGTGATCATGGATTCAGAATCTTGGGCATATGGGTTGTTTTgagttcaatttttttcttctctccaCTGCTTACTTGTAATGTGCTTGTAAGTTGTTACAAAGAATAAAAAGTATATCAGAATTCAAACAGAACCACAACTCTTGTTTACTATATTATCCACTTTTTTTGTGCCCCAACTTTTCACCCTATAATAAAGGGTAAAAATATATCTGTATATGGTAGTGCAAAATGTGTTCATTACTTGGTTATACTGGAAACTTTATTATCAATTAAATCAAACTTTATTCTTGCTATATAAACAATATACAGGAAAAGGGAATTTATTTCTATTCTTTTTCAAAATACTTAGTCTACATTTCTGTAGCATCATGTACTGATGTAGTAATCAGTATTATTTTATCGAGGCAATTTGGTTCTTTCCATTTCCAATGTTTTTAAGTGAAAAGTTGAACTATTCAAAATGACTGCTGGGTAAGATCAAAAGAGAACAGAGGAACATTAATTAGCTTCAAACTTTCAAAGCTAGAAATTTGtcttttttataacttttttaagaCAATAAATATTCTTTACAAGAGACAGTTGTGttaataatataattgttaTAGATGACAGAATTCTCTTTCTAAGTAATTACATATGTATGTTTAGGACTTCAACTTAAGACTAATAAAGAGTCAGAATAATTTTACTTGAAATAGTtctaattttgataaaaataataacaatatttaatgGATTCAACACACTGTGAAGCAAGCATAACAATTTTTCTGAATAAATGCCGTAGAATAACATgatcaattttctttttcttgtttgattGTGGAAAACAACACAAatatgtatgtaaaataataaaaaaagagatTACACATAAACAAgagtatttt from Phaseolus vulgaris cultivar G19833 chromosome 1, P. vulgaris v2.0, whole genome shotgun sequence carries:
- the LOC137814956 gene encoding transcription factor MYB20-like, which encodes MGRQPCCDKVGLKKGPWTAEEDKKLINFILTNGQCCWRAVPKLAGLLRCGKSCRLRWTNYLRPDLKRGLLSEYEEKMVIDLHAQLGNRWSKIASHLPGRTDNEIKNHWNTHIKKKLKKMGIDPVTHKSLSTTTEQIQVQPDQQPHQPLQEQHQQQAIQVEENPKFEPESEQNKEPETSFELSSITEEAKEEEQIMTPLFDSMELMNEFCTDEVPIIEASEILVPSATSTSPTTTTSSSTSSSSYSNSPNFFEDLVLPDFDWSDDYNDTKIDNNNSSMALWDDDLIRSWNLLINDDGDGDRKQVFDTQVNQYPRVIMDSESWAYGLF